In one window of Hymenobacter nivis DNA:
- a CDS encoding 5' nucleotidase, NT5C type codes for MEKKTRIAVDMDEVMADSIARFREWYGRDFQRELTLESLHGRSAADAVAPEHQGALRAYPNAPGFFKDLPVMADSQDVLRQMSERYELFIATAAMEFPNSFLDKYNWLQQHFAFIPWPNYVFCGDKSIINADFLIDDNAYNFDNFRGEGILFNAPHNVHKMGHRRVHSWQEIAGIFL; via the coding sequence ATGGAGAAAAAGACCCGCATTGCCGTCGACATGGACGAGGTAATGGCCGATTCCATTGCCCGCTTCCGGGAGTGGTACGGCCGTGATTTTCAGCGCGAACTGACCTTGGAGTCGCTGCACGGCCGCAGTGCGGCCGACGCCGTGGCCCCCGAGCACCAAGGCGCCCTGCGCGCTTATCCCAATGCCCCAGGCTTTTTCAAAGACCTGCCAGTGATGGCCGACAGCCAGGACGTGCTGCGCCAGATGTCGGAGCGCTACGAGCTGTTCATTGCCACGGCGGCCATGGAATTTCCCAACTCGTTTCTCGACAAGTACAATTGGTTGCAGCAGCATTTTGCCTTTATCCCGTGGCCGAACTACGTGTTTTGCGGCGACAAAAGCATCATCAACGCCGACTTCCTCATCGACGACAATGCCTACAACTTTGATAATTTTCGGGGTGAGGGTATCCTGTTCAACGCCCCGCATAACGTGCACAAAATGGGCCACCGCCGCGTGCACAGCTGGCAGGAAATTGCGGGTATTTTCCTGTAG
- the bshA gene encoding N-acetyl-alpha-D-glucosaminyl L-malate synthase BshA, with the protein MNIGIVCYPTYGGSGVVATELGKALAQRGHRVHFITYSQPVRLDFFNENLFYHEVYVPAYPLFQFPPYESALASKMVDIVQNEKLDVLHVHYAIPHASAAYLAKQILRTRGIAAPVVTTLHGTDITLVGKDASYEPVVTFSINQSDGVTAVSADLRRETYESFPIDKEIEVIPNFIDLVRFRKQDKSHFRAAIAPEGEKLLIHISNFRAVKRVEDVLRIFAGVRAEIPAKLLLVGDGPDRSRMEKLARELDCQRDIRFLGKLEAVEEVLSVGDLFLMPSENESFGLAALEAMACEMPVVSTNAGGIPELNIHGVTGMVSNIGDIADMVKNSLYVLDDANLPRFKAAARARAEEFAVGNIVPLYEDCYRRAIAATLATV; encoded by the coding sequence ATGAATATCGGCATCGTCTGCTACCCCACCTACGGGGGCTCCGGCGTGGTGGCCACGGAGCTGGGCAAGGCCCTGGCCCAGCGTGGCCACCGCGTCCACTTTATCACCTACAGCCAGCCGGTGCGGCTCGACTTCTTCAACGAAAATCTGTTTTACCACGAGGTGTACGTGCCCGCGTACCCACTCTTCCAGTTTCCGCCCTATGAGTCGGCCCTGGCCAGCAAAATGGTCGACATCGTGCAGAATGAGAAGCTCGACGTGCTGCACGTGCACTACGCCATTCCGCACGCCTCGGCGGCCTACCTGGCCAAGCAGATTTTGCGCACGCGCGGTATCGCCGCGCCGGTCGTCACCACGCTGCACGGCACCGACATTACGCTCGTGGGCAAAGACGCCAGCTACGAGCCAGTGGTTACGTTCAGCATCAACCAGAGCGACGGCGTGACGGCCGTATCGGCCGATTTGCGGCGCGAAACCTACGAGTCGTTTCCCATCGACAAAGAGATAGAGGTGATTCCTAACTTCATCGACCTCGTGCGCTTCCGCAAGCAGGACAAGAGCCATTTCCGGGCCGCCATTGCGCCCGAGGGCGAAAAGCTACTCATTCACATCAGTAATTTCCGGGCGGTGAAGCGCGTGGAGGACGTGCTGCGCATTTTTGCCGGCGTGCGGGCCGAGATTCCGGCCAAGCTGCTGCTGGTGGGCGACGGCCCCGACCGCTCGCGCATGGAAAAGCTCGCCCGGGAGCTCGATTGCCAGCGCGACATTCGCTTCCTGGGCAAGCTCGAAGCCGTGGAAGAAGTGCTCAGCGTGGGCGATTTATTTTTGATGCCTTCTGAGAATGAGAGCTTTGGACTGGCCGCTCTGGAGGCCATGGCCTGCGAAATGCCCGTGGTGAGCACCAACGCCGGCGGCATTCCCGAGCTGAATATCCACGGCGTGACCGGCATGGTGAGCAACATCGGCGACATAGCCGACATGGTAAAAAATTCCCTCTACGTGCTCGACGACGCCAACCTGCCGCGCTTCAAAGCCGCCGCCCGCGCCCGCGCCGAGGAATTTGCCGTCGGCAACATCGTGCCGCTCTACGAGGATTGCTACCGCCGCGCCATCGCCGCCACCCTGGCCACCGTTTAA